One region of Mycolicibacterium rhodesiae NBB3 genomic DNA includes:
- the meaB gene encoding methylmalonyl Co-A mutase-associated GTPase MeaB produces the protein MNLPVSELAEAVRSGDRAALPKAITLVESTRADHREQAQQLLLELMPDSGSAMHVGITGVPGVGKSTTIEALGMYLIAQGHRVAVLAVDPSSTRTGGSILGDKTRMAKLAVHPDAYIRPSPTSGTLGGVARATRETIVLLEAAGFDVILVETVGVGQSEVAVANMVDTFVFLTLARTGDQLQGIKKGVLELADIVVVNKADGEHAVEAKAAARELTGAIRLIYPRETLWRPPVLTMSALSGDGLVELWETVLKHRQVLTDAGEFEARRRTQQVDWTWSMVRDAVLDRVLSHPAVKNIQAEVERKVRNGELTPALAAQELLNASDLK, from the coding sequence ATGAACCTTCCGGTCTCCGAACTCGCCGAAGCCGTTCGCAGCGGCGATCGGGCGGCGCTGCCCAAGGCCATCACGCTCGTCGAGTCCACCCGTGCCGATCATCGTGAACAGGCGCAGCAACTGCTGCTCGAGCTGATGCCCGATTCGGGTAGTGCGATGCATGTCGGTATCACCGGGGTACCGGGGGTCGGCAAATCGACGACTATCGAGGCGCTCGGCATGTACCTGATCGCCCAGGGGCACCGCGTCGCAGTGTTGGCGGTGGATCCGTCCTCGACGCGCACCGGCGGATCGATCCTCGGCGACAAGACGCGGATGGCGAAACTTGCGGTGCACCCCGACGCCTACATCCGGCCGTCGCCGACCTCGGGCACTCTCGGCGGGGTCGCCAGGGCGACCCGCGAGACGATCGTGTTGCTGGAAGCGGCTGGATTCGACGTGATCCTGGTCGAGACGGTCGGCGTCGGGCAGTCCGAGGTCGCCGTTGCCAACATGGTCGACACGTTCGTGTTCCTGACGCTGGCGCGCACCGGCGACCAACTGCAGGGAATCAAGAAGGGTGTGCTGGAACTCGCCGACATCGTGGTGGTGAACAAGGCCGACGGCGAGCACGCGGTTGAGGCCAAGGCGGCGGCCCGTGAACTGACCGGTGCGATCCGGTTGATCTATCCGCGTGAAACCTTGTGGCGCCCACCGGTTCTCACTATGAGCGCGCTCAGCGGCGACGGTCTTGTCGAGCTATGGGAGACAGTGCTCAAACACCGTCAGGTACTCACCGATGCCGGCGAGTTCGAGGCCCGGCGGCGTACGCAGCAGGTCGACTGGACCTGGTCGATGGTCCGCGATGCGGTGCTGGACCGTGTGCTGTCGCACCCCGCGGTTAAGAACATTCAGGCCGAGGTCGAGCGCAAGGTTCGCAACGGCGAGCTGACGCCTGCGCTTGCTGCGCAGGAGCTCTTGAACGCGTCTGACCTGAAGTAA
- a CDS encoding serine hydrolase domain-containing protein, whose translation MTGVKSAERSAALPHGIQGAADSNFACTLQAFSKLFPGRRFGGGALSVYLHGEPVVDVWTGYTDRRGTQFWTADTGAMVFSVTKGLASTVIHRLADRGLVDYDTPVSEYWPEFGANGKADITVREVMRHRAGLSQLNGVSKAELLDHLTMEQRIAAAPVNRLLYGRQAYHALTYGWLMSGLGRAITGKGMRDLIREELAEPLDTDGLHLGRPPVGAPTEAAQILAPQGTLANPIFNFIAPRLAALAGSGGFGSMYFPGMKSVVQGETPFLDAEIPAANGVTTARALARMYGAIANGGRVDGTQFLSPERVEGLTGERSFAPDRNIFVPLSFHLGYHSVPIPGVMPGFGHAGLAGSVGWADPESGMAFGFVHNRLLTRMVLDQATFAGLQTLIRRDAARARKRGYQTMPALGAAYKKITRSVAG comes from the coding sequence GTGACGGGTGTCAAATCCGCGGAGCGCAGCGCAGCGCTTCCACACGGGATACAAGGCGCGGCGGACTCCAACTTTGCCTGCACCCTGCAGGCCTTCTCGAAGTTGTTCCCGGGACGCCGCTTCGGTGGTGGCGCCCTGTCCGTCTATCTGCACGGCGAACCTGTCGTCGACGTCTGGACCGGCTACACCGACCGTCGCGGCACGCAGTTCTGGACTGCCGACACGGGCGCGATGGTCTTCTCGGTCACCAAGGGTCTGGCGTCGACGGTCATCCACCGGCTGGCCGACCGCGGTCTGGTCGACTACGACACCCCGGTCAGCGAGTACTGGCCCGAGTTCGGCGCGAATGGCAAGGCCGACATCACGGTGCGCGAGGTCATGCGGCACCGCGCCGGGCTGTCCCAGCTCAACGGCGTCAGCAAGGCCGAACTGCTCGACCACCTCACGATGGAGCAGCGGATCGCCGCGGCGCCGGTCAACCGCCTGCTATACGGCCGCCAGGCCTATCACGCACTGACCTACGGCTGGCTGATGTCGGGGCTGGGCCGCGCCATCACGGGCAAGGGGATGCGCGACCTCATTCGTGAGGAGCTGGCCGAACCACTCGACACCGATGGACTGCACCTGGGTCGGCCACCGGTCGGCGCGCCGACGGAAGCCGCACAGATCCTCGCCCCCCAGGGCACGTTGGCCAATCCGATCTTCAACTTCATCGCGCCGCGGTTGGCCGCCCTTGCCGGGTCCGGCGGGTTCGGATCGATGTACTTCCCCGGCATGAAGTCCGTCGTGCAGGGCGAGACTCCGTTCCTGGACGCCGAGATCCCGGCCGCCAACGGCGTGACCACCGCGCGCGCACTGGCCAGGATGTATGGTGCGATCGCCAACGGTGGCCGCGTCGACGGCACGCAGTTCCTCTCACCTGAGCGGGTGGAAGGCCTGACCGGCGAGCGGAGCTTCGCACCGGACCGAAACATCTTCGTGCCGCTGTCTTTCCACCTCGGCTACCACTCGGTGCCGATCCCCGGCGTGATGCCGGGCTTCGGACATGCGGGCCTGGCCGGGTCGGTGGGCTGGGCCGATCCCGAATCGGGGATGGCGTTCGGGTTCGTACACAACCGCTTGCTGACGCGGATGGTGTTGGATCAAGCGACCTTCGCCGGGCTGCAAACGTTGATTCGCCGCGATGCCGCCCGCGCCCGCAAGCGCGGCTACCAGACGATGCCCGCGCTGGGTGCGGCGTACAAGAAGATCACGCGTTCCGTCGCGGGTTAG